In a genomic window of Lonchura striata isolate bLonStr1 chromosome 4, bLonStr1.mat, whole genome shotgun sequence:
- the RHOH gene encoding rho-related GTP-binding protein RhoH: protein MLDSVKCVLVGDSAVGKTSLLVRFTSETFPDDYRPTVYENTGVDVFMDGVQISLGLWDTSGSDAFKSIRPLSYQQADVVLMCYSVANHNSFLNLRNKWISEIRSHLPRIPVLVVATQTDQRDMGPYSSSCISPLDGKRLAQDVRAKGYLECSALSNRGVQQVFEYAVRTAVNQAKRQNRRKLFSINECKIF from the coding sequence ATGCTGGATTCAGTCAAGTGTGTTCTGGTGGGAGACTCTGCGGTTGGGAAAACATCTCTCTTGGTACGTTTTACCTCTGAGACTTTTCCAGATGACTACAGACCCACTGTATATGAAAATACTGGAGTGGATGTCTTCATGGATGGCGTACAGATCAGCTTAGGTCTTTGGGACACATCTGGCAGTGATGCCTTTAAAAGCATTCGCCCCCTCTCCTACCAACAGGCAGATGTGGTATTAATGTGCTATTCGGTGGCAAACCATAATTCCTTTCTGAACCTGAGGAACAAATGGATCAGCGAGATCCGCAGCCATTTGCCCCGCATCCCTGTTTTGGTGGTGGCCACTCAGACTGACCAGCGTGACATGGGTCCCTACAGTTCCTCCTGCATCAGCCCTCTCGATGGGAAGCGGCTCGCCCAGGACGTGCGAGCCAAAGGCTACTTGGAGTGCTCCGCCCTCAGCAACAGGGGCGTGCAGCAGGTGTTTGAGTATGCTGTGCGGACAGCGGTCAATCAAGCCAAAAGGCAGAACAGGCGGAAGCTCTTCTCCATTAATGAGTGCAAGATCTTTTGA